Proteins from a genomic interval of Saccopteryx leptura isolate mSacLep1 chromosome 13, mSacLep1_pri_phased_curated, whole genome shotgun sequence:
- the CRABP1 gene encoding cellular retinoic acid-binding protein 1 — protein MPNFAGTWKMRSSENFDELLKALGVNAMLRKVAVAAASKPHVEIRQDGDQFYIKTSTTVRTTEINFKVGEGFEEETVDGRKCRSLATWENENKIHCTQTLLEGDGPKTYWTRELANDELILTFGADDVVCTRIYVRE, from the exons ATGCCTAACTTCGCCGGCACCTGGAAGATGCGCAGCAGCGAGAACTTCGACGAGCTGCTCAAGGCCCTGG GTGTGAACGCCATGCTGCGGAAGGTGGCGGTGGCGGCTGCGTCCAAACCGCACGTGGAGATCCGCCAGGACGGGGACCAGTTCTACATAAAGACATCCACCACGGTGCGCACCACCGAGATCAACTTCAAAGTCGGAGAAGGCTTTGAGGAGGAGACCGTGGACGGACGCAAGTGCAGG AGTTTAGCCACTTGGGAGAATGAGAACAAGATCCACTGCACACAAACTCTCCTCGAGGGGGATGGCCCCAAAACCTACTGGACCCGCGAGCTGGCCAACGACGAGCTCATCCTG ACGTTTGGCGCCGATGACGTGGTTTGCACGAGAATTTATGTTCGGGAGTGA